Genomic segment of Arachnia propionica:
GTGGTGGTTGATCCATTTTCTGGTAGCTGACCCGGTCAGGGCAGGCGCCATCACGGCGACACTCGCCCTCCTGCTGCTCGGCCTGACTCCACGACTCGCACTCAGCATCGCAGGAGTTTTCAAGGCCGACGACGCCGTCGGACACGGAACCAGCATGGCATTGAGCGAAGTCGTGGGTCACCTGGACCGCGCCCACCATGTTCTTTCCGTAGCCGTGACGCTACTCGCGGGGTTGTGGACCCTGGGGATTCTTCCAGTGGCCGGCGCCGCCATCGGCAACGTGTGGACGCTCGGAATGGTCTCGTCGCTGGTCGTGGCGTGGACACTCCGGGGACGCCACTTCCCCCTGGCCGCGGAACGGACGGCGATCTACACGGCCGCTCTCATCGCGGTGAGTACCGTCGCGTGGTCCCAACTGGCGACGGTCTGGGCCCCAGCGGGGGCCGCTGTACTGGCACTGTTTCTCGCCATCGTGCTGTTCCTACGCATATCGGACCTGGCCGCAGCCCAGCTGCGGAGGGCCGCGACCTGGATCGAGACCTTGGCAGTGATCGTCACCATTCCTGTTCTCGTCGGCATGTTCGACCTGTACACCCAGCTCTTGGGGAGTTTCCAGTGAGTGAACCAGCAGGACTTCCCGGCATCACACCGCCCGGGCAGCGCCCGGCGCAGGGAGCACCTCCACAGCAATGGGGTGATCAGGCCCCGCGACGTCTGCAGCCGGAGGCAACCGAACCGACCCACCTGCCTGTAATGGGGGTTCCTCGCCCCGGCAGATTGAGCTTCGATCCTGGACGGCAAACGCAGATCCCCGTCCTGTATCCCCAGCCCGTCCCTCAATCCCAGCCGACACCTCTCGACCGCGAGGCCCCGCTGGTCCCGGACCTGCGCAACCATCCTGACTACGCTCGTCTGTCAAAACGTCACGCCATGCCCGGATGGCTCCGATTCTTCTCCTGGTTCGCCCGCATCTTCCGCAGCGACGACGTTGCCTCCCGCGTGACCCGGGCCTCCGCAGGGGCCCAGCGCCCGGTCGCCACCGGACGGCGAGTGGTCGTGGTCGGCGCCAGCGGAGGAACGGGCACCACCAGCATCACGGTTGGGCTGGCCAGGACCTTGGCGGCGGCGCGCAATGCTCCGGTGGCCGTGCTGACGACGGAAAGCGGCAACGACCTGGCCTCCCGGCTGAACACCGACCCGATTCCCAGGGCAGCCTCGGATCGACCGGCCGCCAGCTTCGCCGAACAGATGTCGATCATGATGGAAAACGGCCGTCTCGCCGTCATCCGACCCCGCGAAAACGCAGCAGCCATGGCTCGGGGCCTCGCCCGGTTTTTTGCTGTAACGGTCGTCGACGCAGGACAACACCCACCCGTGCAACTCACCGCCGAGGCCCACTCGGTCGTGATCATCGCATCGGCGAGCGCCGCGGGAACCACCGCAGTTGCCAGGACCGCCACTGAGATGCGTGCCACAGGGGTGAATCCCGCGGCTATCCAGGCGGTGCTGGTGCCACGCACACCAGGGGATGACTCGGCTCGCCACGCGAAAAGGCTCCGCGACTCCAATATCCACGCCTTCGCCCTTCCCTACGATCGCCACATCGCGGGTGGAGCCGCTCTGCATCTACGCCTGATGGCCGAAAATACCCAGGTGGTCCTCGGGGAACTGGCCGCAGCGACCATGAACACACCCGACAGGTGACATGATGAGCATCCGGATTGTTCACCGACCGGCCAGAACCACCCCTGCCCTGCAATCGCTGCCGGAAGTTCCGCTGGAGTCCCCGCCCACCCTCGCAGACGGGAGCGACGGGGCAGGTTCTGCCGCACTGCGAATCCTGCCCCTGCTCGGAGCCGGCGCCGCTATGACCGTCATGATGCTGTTCCGGCGCTCCAATTTCGCGGTCATCGGCGCACTCATGATGATCGTCACAGTCATCGCCTCCGGCGTCATGATGTTCAGCCAACGGGGCAGGGCAGGCAAGGAACGCCGTGAAAGCCGTGATGTCTACATCGAGTATCTGGAGAAGGAACGCGACAAGTTGCGGGCTGATGAGACCAGACGACTCGCCGACGCCCATCGCATCCATCCCGCACCCGGGGAACTACTCAGTATCGCCAGATCGCCCGACCGGCTGTGGGAGCGTCGTCGCGGTGACGATGACTTCCTAAAGCTCCGGATTGGCATCGGCACCGTCCATTCCCGCGACATCAAGGTGAAATCCCCCCAAGGGTCGATCACCCGCAGCGACCCTTTCATGGACAACGAGGTGGAACTGATCAAGTCGCGTTTCAGCAACACCCCGAACATGCCGCTGCTGGTCAACCTCGATTCCATAGGCGCAATCAGCGTCGTCGGGAAGCGGGATTTCGTTCAACAGGTGGCGCGCCTGCTCACCATGCAGGCCGCAACCTTCCACTCCCCTGAGGACCTTCAACTCGCGCTTGTCGTTGACGACGAGCATCGCGAAGACTGGGACTGGTTCTCGTGGTTACCGCAGCTCGCCGCGCAGAACGTCCAAGGCCCGTTCGGACCGGGCAGAGTGATCGTGCCGAGCATCGCGCGGCTGCGCAATGTGTTAGGCCCTGAACTCGACTCCCGTTCCTCCAGCGCGGCCGAGGCCCGTCGCGCCATGCTCACAGGCAAGGAGATACAGCACGGCCGCATCCTCGTTCTGGTGGACCAGTACGGCCAGGCGGCCACAACTTTTACACCAACGGATCCGCAAATCAAACTGAGCCAGGTGAGCACCACGGTCGTTTACCTCCTGGACGATCGCAGGGCCGAACCCGGGTTCATCACAACGCGGATCAGCGCAGGAAGGGAACCAGGGAGTTTCGTGGTCGAAACCTACCCGAAACCTGATGCCGCCCCCAAAGTCGTCACCGGTTTCCTCGATGACCTGAACCGGGACTCGACGAATGCCCTGGCCCATTTCCTCAGCCCGCTGCGTCTGTCCCCTGACTCGCACGAACACGACGCCGCACGCAACGTCATGACCTTCGCCGAACTGCTGGGGGTGCCCGACTACAACAACATCGACTTCTCCCGGGCGTGGGCGCCGCGCGGCGAGACCGGATTCCTGCGGGTCGCCATCGGAACCGATGACATGGGCGAACCCGTGACCCTCGATCTCAAGGAGGCCGCCCAGTACGGCATGGGCCCGCACGGCCTGTGCGTCGGGGCGACGGGTTCCGGCAAGAGCGAGATGCTGCGCACCCTGGTGCTGGGGCTGCTGGTCAGCCACGATCCGGAGGATCTGGCGATGGTGCTCGTCGACTACAAGGGCGGCGCCACCTTCGCTCCCTTCGACGGCGCACCCCAGGTCTCGGGCATCATCACGAACCTGTCCGACGACGCCAGCCTCATCGAACGCGTCTACGCCAGCCTGTCCGGCGAGGTGCAGCGACGCCAACAGGTGTTGCGCGACGCCGGGAACATCGCGGACATCACCACCTACCGGGCGTTGCGCGCCGAACGTCCCGAGCTGGGTCTGGCCCCGTTCCCGCACCTGCTGGTCATCATCGACGAGTTCGGCGAGCTCCTGACCGCCCGGCCCGACTTCATCGAGTTGTTCCTGTCCATCGGCCGGATCGGACGCTCCATCGGAGTGCACCTGATGCTGTCGAGCCAGCGGATCGAAGGCGGCAAACTGCGCGGGCTCGACACCTACCTGTCCTACCGGATCGGTTTGCGAACCCTGTCGGAGAGCGAGTCCCGCACCATCCTGGAAACCACCGACGCCTTCCACCTGCCTCCGATCCCCGGCTACGGCTACCTGAAGGTGGACACCACCACCTACACCCGGTTCCGCGCAGGTTTCGTCTCCGGCCCACTGCCGGAGGACCCGGAGCTCGAACAAAAAGTTGAAGCCCCTCCCGTCGTGCTCCCGGTGCCCAGCTATCTCGTCACCCGCGCCGAGGCAGGTGACAGCATGCCCGCAGCAACGCGTGTGAGCACGAAAACGACAGGTCCAACGGTTCTCAGCACCGTCATGGATCAGCTCCGGCAGCAGAAACGCGCCACCCAACCGATCTGGCTGCCCCCGCTGCCCGAAGCCACCACGCTGGACACGGTCGCGGGCGAACCCCGACCGACGAGTTCCGGGCTGCGGATCCACTCCAGCGCCCCGCTGCGTTTCCCCATCGGAATCATCGACGACCCAGCCCGCCAATGGCAGGACACGTGGGAACTGGATCTTCTCACTTCCGGCGGCCACACCCAGGTCGCGGGAGGACCAGGCAGCGGAAAGACGACCCTGCTGCGCACCATCGCTGCATCGCTGGCGCTAACCCATCCACCATCGTTGGTCAGCGTCTACGTCTTGGACCTGCTCGGCTCATCGCTGCTGAACCTGCGCGACCTGATCAACGTGGGCGGAGTGGCCGTCCGCGCCGACCACGAGGTGGTGCGACGCACCTTGGAGGAGCTGCGGGGACTGTTGAATCAACGTGAGCTGATCTTCCAGCAGCTTCGGATTGACTCCTTGGCGACATTACGCAACATCACCGACGATCCCTCGCTCAATCTCGCGGAGGTCGTGCTGCTCATCGACGGCTACGGACAGCTCTCGGAGGAATTCGAGGAGCTTACCGACATCGTGTTCGACCTGCTACGCCGCGGCGCCGCGCACGGCATCCATGTCATAGCCACCACAACCCGCTGGAACGAGATCCGTCTGGCGCAGCAGAGTTTTTTCGGTACCAGAATCGAGTTCAGGCTGACTGACCCGACTGAGTCCGCGCACGGCAGACGCCTAGCGGAAACCCTACCCGCGGATCGTCCCGGCCGCGCTTTGGTCACCGACGGTCTGTTCACGCATGTCGCACTTCCCAGGATCGACGGGGTTGATTCCGCCGAGGACGTCTCCGACGGGTTGCAGCATCTCTCGGAAGCGGTTGCGGTCGGCGCAACCGAGCGGGCCGTGCCGGTCAGGCTGCTCCCGGCAAACCTCTCCCCCGACGGAGTCGAACTTCCCGAAGGCAGGGCGTTGGTGGCTCTAGGTCTGGACGAAACCGACCTCTCGACCACGGTGCTGGACATGAACGGACCCGACAGACACCTCATCATCTTTGGTGACTCCGGGACCGGACGCACCACGATGCTGAGGCGGGTGGTCACTGAACTGGTTCGCACTCACAGCTCCGACGAACTGGTTTTCGCGGTCTTCGATCCCCGGCGTTCCCTGACCGGCGTCGTTCCGGAGGGTTATCTAGGCGGAACTGCCACCAGTGCCGTCCTGGCACAGAAACTGGTGACCGCCATCGTGCCGGAACTCGAGGCCAGGGTGCCGCGCAGCGTGGACTCATCCGTCGAGGTGGCGCCCCCAACACCACACATCGTTATTCTCATCGACGACTACGACGCCCTGGGATCGGGTGCCGGACCGTTCAAGGCGTTGATGCCATTTGTCCCGATGGGCAACGAGGTCGGGTTGTCGGTCGTGCTGACCAGGCGGATGACCGGCGCGGGACGGGCCATGTACGACCCCCTGGTCAATACGATGCGCGACTCCGGAGCCGCCGGGTTCATGTTCTCCGGAGACCGCTCCGAGGGCATGCTGCTCGGCAACCAAAGGCCACGCGCCCTACCGATCGGCCGCGCCATGTTGTTGCATTCCGGACAGCCAGTGCGAACGGTACAGATCGTGAACCAACCCGACCAGGTGACGGAAACGGGCGAAAACTGATCAAAGCCATCCGCCGACAAGGGTGTGGGCCCCGCGCCAACGGGGCCCACACAACGTATGTACGCGCTATGCTTCAGCGCAACCAGTACGCGAGACTCCGCGCCCGGACCGGTGGGTGCTGGGAGCTACCCCAAGGCCACCTGGCATCCTCAGTATGCCCCCACAACCGTCCGTGTGCAACACCCCATACTTTTCCATGCTGGGGCGTCAGCCATGATTCATGGTAAGGATGTTGACCTTGCCCGCGCGAACATCATCGTACGTGTCCAGACCGAGCGCCCTTCGCAGACGCCCTGCCACTTTGGCCTTGGGAGTCTACTCTGTCCCAGGAGCATCTGGTGTATCCCCGGCCCAGGAGCGGCGTGCATAGGCAATGGATCCTGCGATGACATCCGCTACCTGCAGCAAATTGTTCGACTTCGAATCGAGGTCGTAGCACCCCAGAACCGCGCGCTGTCCCAATTTCTGATTGGCTTGGTCCCGGACCCGAGCCGCCACTGTCTCGCCATGTGGAGTTTGCACCAGGTCAAGAAACACATTGACCAATTCCCCCTTGTTGACATTCGCGACCACAAGCTTTGCTGACATGTTCGCCTGCACCTCCCAGGTCGCACGTCGACCTATGAATGATCGACGCGAATCGTATACAGACCCCCCTACGCGCACATCTGAATCGGCGACGAGCTCCACCATGTCGTAAAAGAACCTGAGGGACTCTCGCTTTATTCCACTAAATTTCATTTCCTCGAAAAATTTGTGCCGCTGTCGCAGGTGTCGAATCTCACGATCCAGTGCAGCACTTTCACGCGCTTTCAGAAACCCCACGACGAAAAATCCACCGCTGGAGTTCTTTGCTCCGCTTTCGTCAACGAAGATCGTGGACACTGGAACATCGTCGGGGAGGCGGAACCAATCCTTCTCAACCTCCCCGAAAAGAGGAGATTGCGATTCCCAGTTCATCAGTCCTCCTCAAACGCAGGGGTAAAGTGACCCAGCAACCTCACGGTTCCGCTCACATCCATCCCCGTCTTGCAAAGTCAGCTCATTCTACAAGCCTTGATGATGAGCAGATTGCCGCCTCGACGATTGGCGATCAGGAGCTCCGGGAGCGCGCTGTCGGGTAAGACTTACTGGTAGCCGTCGATCAGGGCCGCGGCGACCTCCGCCCATGCCTCCCTCGTGCGGGGTTGGACCCGTTCCAGGTTTATGCGGTCGCCGTCAGCGACGGCCTGGTCGTTCGGGACCACGAACACCTGCCTGCTGTGGGTGGCCAAGTGGGTGCGCACCATGTCCTTCTGCACCCGGATCGACACGTTGTCCTTGTCGGTGAGGACGACGATCGCTTCCTGGGCCAGTTTTTCGTAGCCGTGTTGCGAGAGCCAGTCGATGGTGCTGACGGCCCTCTTGACCCCGGAGAAGGCGTAGCCGGTGGCGATCACGACACTGTCGGCTTTGGAGAGAATCCCGCTCATGGCGTTGTGGGTCACGCCGGTGCCGCAGTCGGTGAGGATCACGGAGAAGAAGTTCTGCACCAGGTCGTGGACGCGTTTGTAGCCCTCGGCCGTGAGACTGTCCGAAACCGCGGGGTCCTGTTCGCCCGCGACGACGTGCAGCCGGTCGACCTGGGTGATGTAGCCGGACAGGTCCGTCCAGGTCCGCACGTTGGGGATGTCTCGCACCAGGTCGGTGATGCTGCGGGGACGGACGCGCAGCATCTCCTCCTCCCCGAGCAGCCGCTCGGCCAGGTCCCCTGAGTCCGGGTCGGCGTCGATGGCGATGGGGGGCACGCCACGCGCTTGGGCGAGGGCCAGGCCCACCCCGACCGCCGTCGATGTCTTGCCGATGCCACCCTTGAAGGACAGGAACACGGTGCTGTAGGGGCGTTCCAGCGACCGGGAGATCCGGGAGTCCCGTTCCGCGAGACGGATCTGGGTTTGGCTGGGACCGAAGTTCACGCGCCCCGACGTCAACCGGTACATCGCCCCGCGGAAACCGCCTTGGGGCACGGCCTTCGGGGGACGCACGAGCAGCGACGACGGTGGTGTCTCCTGCGAGGGAGGGGCTTGGGGCGGGGGCACGTTCATCGAGATCGACCGGAACGGCACGTCGGGGGAGGCAGTCGGCGGGGAGAACTCCTGCGGTTTCGGCCGCGGGGGTGGCTGCGGTGGGCCCTTCCTGGGGGGCGCGTCGGGTCGCTGCGAGGAGTTCGGTCGCTGGGGCGCCTTGGGTGGCGGCGGGGCCTGCCTGGGGGGCATGGTCGGCGAGATCGCGGGCGGCAGCGTTTTCTGTGCCTCCAGTTGCCGGGGCGGTTCCGGACGCCCGGGCGGCGCCGGTTGCCGGGGCGGTTCGGGCGGCGGGGGTGCGTCCGGCGGCACCGGGGAGATGGTGCTTTCCTGGGGTTCCGGCATTCGCGCCCGCGCAGGAGAGGCCGGCACGCTGGGTCCGGGCATCTGCGATTCCGGCCTGGCCAGGGCACGGGCGGGTGACGATTCGGTCGAGGGTTCGGGGGCCTCGTGCTGGGGTTCCGGGTGCGTCGAGTGCGCGACCGGGGCACGCCGCGGCGTCGGCAGGGCTGCCCTGCTGGGGGATGCGGCCTGGCTGTTGGTGGACATCGCCTCGGGAGGCTGGGCGGCGGCCGCCTGTCCGTCGGCGTCCACCGTGAACCACGACACCCGGCCACCGCGGGTCTCGTCCACGCCCCGGGCGAGCACGGGCCGACCCGCCTGGCGCGCCGCGGTGGCGAGGTGCTGGAACACCGACGAGTAGACGTTGGTGGGCACCACCATCTCGACCGATACCCCATTGACAGTCGCATCGCTTCTACCCGTAATGGTGACATCCCAGTAGGGCGACTTCATGGGTCTCCTTCCTGTCGAGAGGGTTTGCCTGTCCCAAGTACAATGCCTGAACAGTAACTAGGCTAGCCCTTGCGAAGTGCCAGCCCAATCTGCTAGCACTCCTTCCGCGCGCCGGGTCGCCGGGAGCATGAAGCTACTATGTTTCGTCATTCACCTGCGAGCGGCGACGCCGTTTCGGGACGGATTTCCCACCCTTCGGGACCTGCTCGACGGCGAATCCCCTAGTCAGCCCGAACTTGAGGTCCGGTTGCTGTCGGCCCTCCGACCAAAAGGAGGACAGGTCCCCGACCTTACCGGGTCGGGGACCTGTCCGTTCCGCGGAACCGTTCGGCCGCTCAGGCGCCGGTCTTGGGCAGGCCCGGTTTGACCGGCTTCGGGGTGACGGTGGTCGTCGGCGCCGGGGTCGGGGTCACCGACGGAGGAACCGTCGGCGTCGGCGTCGGGGTGTCGCACACCGGCTGATCCCTAGTAGCAGAGAACTCCGCGGTGGTTTCGTCAACCCGGGTCCAGCCCTCAGGCAGGACACCACCAATCTGGAAACCAGGCTTCGCCGCAGCAGTCGCCGTAACGGTCACCTTCCCGTCCTTGACCTCAATCTTGGGCTCGGAGAACTCCAAACCCTCCACCGGATCAAACGAGGCACTCGGAGGTGTCGGGGTGGTTGCCCCGACCGGGCAGGTACCCACATCGATCCTCGGGGCGACGGGAGTCACACACGCAGGAACATCAACCTCACCGGTGTAGGTGGAAACCCCATTCACAGGAGCACCCCAACCCGCACCAAGCTTGTCGGCATCAATCACGAACATCTCACTCACCGGAGTCGCGGTGACGGTGTACCTGAACTTCCCGCCAACAATTTCACGGCCAGTCACCGCATAGGCGACGCCCTCCGTGACCGGCAACGTGACCTCAGGCTCACTGGGCGTGGTGGAACCAACCTTGCAAACACTCGCTGAAACCGTCGGCGTCACCGGAGCCACCTTCTTGGGCTGACACACCGGCTGATCCTTGGTGGTGGTGAACTTCGCAGTGATCTCGTTCACCCGCGTCCAACCCTCCGGCAACGGACCACCGATCTGGAACCCCGCCTTCGCCGTCACAGTCGCAGTGACCGTCACCTTCCCATCCCTGACCTCAACCCTCGGCTCGGAAAACTCCAAACCCTCCACCGGATCAAAAGCCGCGCTCGGAGGCGTCGGCGTCAACGAATCCGCAGGACAAACACCAACATCAATCCTCGGAGCAACAGGAGTCACACACTTCGGCTGGGTGACCGTGGTGGTGTAGGTCACCACACCACCAACAACCGCCCATCCCTCGGGCAGATTCGTAGTATCAATCCGATACCCGGGCTTCGCGGCGGCGGTCACGGTCACCGTCACCTGGTCACCGTTCACGACGACGACGGGCTCGCTGTAGTCGATCTGCTCGGTGTCCTCAACACCCGTGACGGTCGGCTGGGTGGGGGTGGTCGAATCCACCGGGCACACCCCCGGATCCACGATCGGCACCACGGGAGTCACAACCTTCTCACACACCGGCTGGGTGACCGTCGTGGTGAAAGTGAAGGAACCATCACCATTGGCAACCCACCCCGCCGGAAGATTCTGATCATCGATCTCCCTACCCGCAACCGGCGTCGCGGTCACCTTCACCGTCACCTGATCCCCGGCCCTGGTGAACTCCGGAACCGAATACGTGATCCCATCAGTAGGACCAACCTCAACCGTGGGCTCCGACGGCTCCGACGCACCCGGAGCACACACCCCCGGCGTCACATCAACCCTACTCAGAATCGGTTTGACCACCGGAATCACCGGGTTGGTGAGAGTCACCTCGGCGGTCTTCAGGCCCTCGACCCTCACCCGGGCACTGTTGGCATCCGGAACCCCATCACTCACCCCGGCACCGGAGAACACCGGATCACCAAAATCAACCCCGGCCACCACCGGAACCTTCTCGGTCAGGGTGACGACCACACCACTGGGGATGTTGTTGAGTGTCTCCGGTGTCCCATCGGCCCTGACCGACAGTTCCCCGGTGCGGGTGGCACCCTTGTACTGGTAGGACCAGGTCACCGGGAACACGGTGTCACCGGGAACATTGCCGTTCGTGACGGCTTTCTTGACACTGATGTGCCCGACGGTGTCACCGGAACCCGTGCCACCACCCGAGGAGGTTTTCACGGTACGGGCGGTGCGCATTTCACCGTCCACGAATCCCCGGTTGACGTACTGGGAACCGACGGGGATCTCGCCGTCGGTCGTGAGTTCCAGGTCGAACACGTAGATCCGGTTGGCCTGGAAATTCTGGCCCTTGTTGTCGAGAACGGCCTTCACCTGGTCCTTGTCGTCATCGATCGTGACGGTGCTCGACGGCACGCTGGAGTCGCTCAGGTCGTTGCGGCATTCCGCGCTTTCGAGTTCGTTCCAGCATTTCGGGGTGCTGGGGATCCAGAAGATCTTCGGATGTCCCGCGGACACGGTGAGGTTCGATCCCGCCTGCAGGTAGTCGTCAGTGATGGTCACGCTGGAGCGATCGGAGATCTTGTCCCCGGGAATCACGATGCGCCAGTGGATAGTGCTCTGGTCGGCGCCGGGGAACCACCCGGACTTGTCGATCTCGGCCGGGACGTAGGGTTTGTAGCCGATGCCCTGCTGCCCGTCGGGAAGCGGCACCTCCACCTTTGTTCCGTTGCTCACTTCGAAACTGAGCTTGGAGGCCGTCGTCAGGGCGATGACCTGGGTTTTCACCCAGAGCGAGCCGCCGACGTTGTTCTTGCCTTCGACGTTCGCATTGAGGGTGCACACCACCTCGGTCTTGGTGATCTCGCAGCTCCCGTAGGTGAGCTGATCACCCTCCCTGCCCTTGAGCTCGAAGGTGCCCTCGGCTCCCCCGAGTTCCTTCGGCAGCATGATCTTGAATGTGTCACCGGCGTGCCCGGTGCCGTCCGGGATGCTCCAGTTCGCATCCACCCGGACATTGCTCCACATGTAGATCGCGGCCTCTTCGGCGTCCATTTTCGTGAGTTTGACGCTCGTTGAGTCAATGGCCGCGACCTCATCGGCCCTGGCCGCGGGGCTCACGATCGCGATCCCGGCCAAACCGATCAGGAATGCCAGGAAGACCGCCAGCGATCTCCGCCCCCTGCGGGCACTGATTGTTTTCAACTTTCCCCTCCTTCGTCACGGCATTGTATGCCACCAGCCGCATCTCATTCGACCTGTATTTTCAGGAATTACCGGAGGTGGACATCAATTGACGCGGAGGGCGCCGATCGGTCAATCCGGGGAAGTCATTGCCATCTTTCGTCAGTCTTCTTTCGGGGATGACGGGGCCGGGGGGATGGGGTCGCGATCTCTTGGCCGGGCGGAACAGGATCCTTCCGGGGTGGCACCTTTCAGGCCACTTCCCTAGAGGAAACCCCCCAGGTGTTGCAACCCTGCAGTGTCGTCATGTAGAAGCCCCGGTTCTTCCAATGGATGATCGTCTCCTTGGTGCCGTGCTCCTCGTCTCCCAACGGGGTTTTCAAGAAGCTCTTGTAGTCGTCGGCGGTAATACCCAGGTTCAGGGTCAGCTGGAGGCGTGAGGTAGAACAGATGTCCTGGAGTTCGATACGGCGGCTGACCTCCATCTCGTCCGCATCAAACTTTTTACTCATACTGAGGATTCCCAGCTGGTTCTGCACGTGGTGGAAGTGCTCGTGAATGGCGGTCTGGGCGGCATACTGCCCGTAATCGGCGTCGTACTCGTATTTCTTCCGCGACACGTAGATGGTGGTGTTACTGGGGCAGTAGAAAGCCGTGAGATTTTGGTTGTCGGAACCGCACGGGGTATTGACGTTCGATTCGTAGGCGACCAGGTCGACGGACTTCTGTTCGACGCCGAGGGCCGTCAGGTAGGGGCGCCACACCTCCTGGAGACACGCGATCAAGGATTCGTAGTACGCGGTGTGACTCTCGCGGTTCTTGAATCCCTTCGGCGAGGTCGGGCAGTTCCCGACGGGATAGTTCGCCTTGTACACCGGGTGGTCAATCAGCCCGGTGGGTGCCTTGTTGCTGGTGGTCGGAAGGTCTTTCCACTCGCGTGACGGAAGCCAGGACGGCAGCGACGGCACCTCGACCTGAGGAAGGGAAACGGTCGGTTGCGACGACGGCCTCGTCCTAGGGGTGGCGGTTTTTTCCGGGGTGGCGGTCCGCCCCGGGGTGGCGGTCCACATCGGGGTGATCCGGGGCTCCGATGTTGTGTAGGGGGCGCTGGACGTGTCCTGGGACGAGCTGTTCACGATAGCCCCCACCCCGATGATCAGCAGAAACGGTACCAGCAGACACCCCAGGACGACCGGAAGTCGCGGCCCCCGGTCCGGGCGGCGGAGGTTCGGCTGCTGCCAAGCAGGGCGAAACGTCGTCCCGTAATAGGGCGACACGTTCCCCGGGGGGACCTGTCCCGGTGCGGCGTACTGCGACGGGAATGGTTGCATGGGTTGTGGGGGAGGGGTGTTCATCATCGCGGGTTGGGGGTGCCATTGGGGGTTGAAACCACCTGGCGTCCCGGGCTGCCTGTATCTGGGCTCCACGCCATCTCCCGTCGTTCATGGGAAACCGTTACGAGCTACGTCACTCGCCGGATTCCCGAGTCAGGGTATCGGAGTTTTGGTTCACAGATTCGGCCGGTGACCCGGCTCCCC
This window contains:
- the eccCa gene encoding type VII secretion protein EccCa; the protein is MSIRIVHRPARTTPALQSLPEVPLESPPTLADGSDGAGSAALRILPLLGAGAAMTVMMLFRRSNFAVIGALMMIVTVIASGVMMFSQRGRAGKERRESRDVYIEYLEKERDKLRADETRRLADAHRIHPAPGELLSIARSPDRLWERRRGDDDFLKLRIGIGTVHSRDIKVKSPQGSITRSDPFMDNEVELIKSRFSNTPNMPLLVNLDSIGAISVVGKRDFVQQVARLLTMQAATFHSPEDLQLALVVDDEHREDWDWFSWLPQLAAQNVQGPFGPGRVIVPSIARLRNVLGPELDSRSSSAAEARRAMLTGKEIQHGRILVLVDQYGQAATTFTPTDPQIKLSQVSTTVVYLLDDRRAEPGFITTRISAGREPGSFVVETYPKPDAAPKVVTGFLDDLNRDSTNALAHFLSPLRLSPDSHEHDAARNVMTFAELLGVPDYNNIDFSRAWAPRGETGFLRVAIGTDDMGEPVTLDLKEAAQYGMGPHGLCVGATGSGKSEMLRTLVLGLLVSHDPEDLAMVLVDYKGGATFAPFDGAPQVSGIITNLSDDASLIERVYASLSGEVQRRQQVLRDAGNIADITTYRALRAERPELGLAPFPHLLVIIDEFGELLTARPDFIELFLSIGRIGRSIGVHLMLSSQRIEGGKLRGLDTYLSYRIGLRTLSESESRTILETTDAFHLPPIPGYGYLKVDTTTYTRFRAGFVSGPLPEDPELEQKVEAPPVVLPVPSYLVTRAEAGDSMPAATRVSTKTTGPTVLSTVMDQLRQQKRATQPIWLPPLPEATTLDTVAGEPRPTSSGLRIHSSAPLRFPIGIIDDPARQWQDTWELDLLTSGGHTQVAGGPGSGKTTLLRTIAASLALTHPPSLVSVYVLDLLGSSLLNLRDLINVGGVAVRADHEVVRRTLEELRGLLNQRELIFQQLRIDSLATLRNITDDPSLNLAEVVLLIDGYGQLSEEFEELTDIVFDLLRRGAAHGIHVIATTTRWNEIRLAQQSFFGTRIEFRLTDPTESAHGRRLAETLPADRPGRALVTDGLFTHVALPRIDGVDSAEDVSDGLQHLSEAVAVGATERAVPVRLLPANLSPDGVELPEGRALVALGLDETDLSTTVLDMNGPDRHLIIFGDSGTGRTTMLRRVVTELVRTHSSDELVFAVFDPRRSLTGVVPEGYLGGTATSAVLAQKLVTAIVPELEARVPRSVDSSVEVAPPTPHIVILIDDYDALGSGAGPFKALMPFVPMGNEVGLSVVLTRRMTGAGRAMYDPLVNTMRDSGAAGFMFSGDRSEGMLLGNQRPRALPIGRAMLLHSGQPVRTVQIVNQPDQVTETGEN
- a CDS encoding DUF3800 domain-containing protein, with the protein product MNWESQSPLFGEVEKDWFRLPDDVPVSTIFVDESGAKNSSGGFFVVGFLKARESAALDREIRHLRQRHKFFEEMKFSGIKRESLRFFYDMVELVADSDVRVGGSVYDSRRSFIGRRATWEVQANMSAKLVVANVNKGELVNVFLDLVQTPHGETVAARVRDQANQKLGQRAVLGCYDLDSKSNNLLQVADVIAGSIAYARRSWAGDTPDAPGTE
- a CDS encoding MinD/ParA family ATP-binding protein is translated as MKSPYWDVTITGRSDATVNGVSVEMVVPTNVYSSVFQHLATAARQAGRPVLARGVDETRGGRVSWFTVDADGQAAAAQPPEAMSTNSQAASPSRAALPTPRRAPVAHSTHPEPQHEAPEPSTESSPARALARPESQMPGPSVPASPARARMPEPQESTISPVPPDAPPPPEPPRQPAPPGRPEPPRQLEAQKTLPPAISPTMPPRQAPPPPKAPQRPNSSQRPDAPPRKGPPQPPPRPKPQEFSPPTASPDVPFRSISMNVPPPQAPPSQETPPSSLLVRPPKAVPQGGFRGAMYRLTSGRVNFGPSQTQIRLAERDSRISRSLERPYSTVFLSFKGGIGKTSTAVGVGLALAQARGVPPIAIDADPDSGDLAERLLGEEEMLRVRPRSITDLVRDIPNVRTWTDLSGYITQVDRLHVVAGEQDPAVSDSLTAEGYKRVHDLVQNFFSVILTDCGTGVTHNAMSGILSKADSVVIATGYAFSGVKRAVSTIDWLSQHGYEKLAQEAIVVLTDKDNVSIRVQKDMVRTHLATHSRQVFVVPNDQAVADGDRINLERVQPRTREAWAEVAAALIDGYQ